In Miscanthus floridulus cultivar M001 chromosome 5, ASM1932011v1, whole genome shotgun sequence, one genomic interval encodes:
- the LOC136451284 gene encoding receptor-like serine/threonine-protein kinase At1g78530: MSRALLALYITICSVLFLLSKMLISFLLYKKWARKKRIIDNSLAGGRMVIFRSATMAMPQSLTPKSFLAMLMGLTTKDVIGAGGYGTVYRLRLDDKTAFAVKRLNRGTAEMDRGFERELDAMGDIKHRNIVPLCGYYAATHFNLLIYELMPNGSLDQALHANQQFLLGWPARYRIALGVARGLSYLHRDCIPHVIHRDIKSSNILLDHHMEARLSDFGLATLMNPSTSHVTTLVAGTFGYLAPEYFDTGRATTKGDVYSYGVVLLELLTGKRPTDESFLENGTRLVTWVRETMEEKREEHAIDEALLKLHHQLPTEEVRLVFSVADKCLDSDPANRPTMAQVVKMLEQGNTTHHPPPTTSNSRL, translated from the coding sequence ATGTCTCGTGCCTTACTTGCGCTGTACATCACCATCTGCTccgtcctcttcctcctctccaagatgctcatctccttcctcctctaCAAGAAATGGGCGCGCAAGAAGAGGATCATCGACAACAGCCTGGCCGGCGGCAGGATGGTCATCTTCCGCTCCGCCACCATGGCCATGCCGCAGTCGCTCACCCCCAAGTCCTTCCTCGCCATGCTCATGGGCCTCACCACCAAGGACGTCATCGGCGCCGGCGGCTACGGCACCGTCTACCGCCTGCGCCTGGATGACAAGACCGCCTTCGCCGTCAAGAGGCTCAACCGGGGCACCGCCGAGATGGACCGCGGATTCGAGCGGGAGCTGGACGCCATGGGCGACATCAAGCACCGCAACATCGTCCCGCTCTGCGGCTACTACGCCGCCACGCACTTCAACCTCCTCATCTACGAGCTGATGCCCAACGGGAGCCTGGACCAGGCGCTGCATGCGAACCAGCAGTTCCTCCTCGGCTGGCCTGCTCGCTACCGGATCGCCCTGGGCGTTGCTCGCGGCCTGTCGTACCTCCACCGCGACTGCATCCCGCACGTGATCCACCGCGACATCAAGTCCAGCAACATCCTCCTGGACCACCACATGGAGGCGCGCCTCTCCGACTTCGGCCTCGCCACGCTCATGAACCCCAGCACCAGCCACGTCACCACCCTCGTCGCCGGCACCTTCGGCTACCTCGCGCCCGAGTACTTCGACACCGGCAGGGCCACCACCAAGGGCGACGTCTACAGCTACGGCGTCGTCCTGCTGGAGCTGCTCACGGGGAAGAGGCCCACCGACGAGTCCTTCCTGGAGAACGGCACAAGGCTCGTCACCTGGGTCAGGGAGACCATGGAGGAGAAGCGGGAGGAGCACGCCATAGACGAGGCTCTGCTGAAGCTGCACCACCAATTACCCACCGAGGAAGTCAGGTTGGTCTTCTCCGTCGCCGACAAGTGCCTCGACTCTGATCCCGCCAACAGACCAACCATGGCGCAAGTTGTCAAGATGCTGGAGCAAGGCAACACCACCCACCACCCACCACCCACCACCAGCAACAGCAGACTCTGA